One Bombina bombina isolate aBomBom1 chromosome 5, aBomBom1.pri, whole genome shotgun sequence DNA segment encodes these proteins:
- the LOC128660949 gene encoding cytochrome P450 7A1, whose translation MLTVSFIWGLVVVLCSFLWFIVGIRRRQPGEPPLENGLIPYLGCALQFGANPLEFLRKRKTKLGDTFTCRIAGKFVHFVTDPFEFNAVMRHGRHFDWEKFHFATSAKAFGHTSMVADDGKPTENVHETFMKTMHGDALDPLITTMMENLQHTMINSSKDWVTDGLYAFCYRVMFEAGYLTLFGKEFNSKEDKNIARQEAQRALILNAIENFKEFDKIFPALVAGLPIHVFKTAYSARENLAKDLLHENLRKRDNISDLVTLRMFLNDTLSTLTDMDKAKTHLALLWASQANTLPATFWSVFYILGCPKAMKAAKEEVQQVLEKASQKVSFDGKYVYLKRQDLDDMPILDSIIKESMRLSSASLNIRVAKENFSLQLNNEKSYKIRKDDIVALYPQMVHLNPDIYENPLDFKYDRYLDENKKEKTNFYLQGRKLKYYYMPFGSGKTKCPGRHFAVHEIKQFLTLLICYFDLELVEKNVKSPPLDQSRAGLGILQPTHDVDFRYKLKST comes from the exons ATGCTTACAGTATCATTTATATGGGGGCTGGTTGTGGTTTTGTGTAGCTTTTTGTGGTTCATTGTTGGCATACGAAGAAG gCAACCGGGAGAGCCACCTCTGGAGAATGGACTCATTCCTTATTTAGGATGTGCCTTACAGTTTGGAGCCAATCCCCTAGAGTTTCTGAGAAAAAGAAAAACTAAGCTTGGGGATACTTTCACTTGCAGAATTGCTGGAAAATTTGTCCATTTTGTTACAGATCCATTTGAATTTAATGCAGTCATGAGACATGGAAGACATTTTGACTGGGAAAAGTTTCACTTTGCAACCTCTGCCAAG GCTTTTGGACACACCAGTATGGTTGCCGATGATGGCAAACCAACTGAGAATGTACATGAAACCTTTATGAAAACCATGCATGGAGATGCACTGGATCCTCTTATCACAACAATGATGGAAAATCTTCAACATACCATGATCAATTCCAGCAAAGATTGGGTAACCGATGGTCTTTATGCCTTCTGTTATCGAGTTATGTTTGAAGCTGGCTATCTAACTCTCTTTGGCAAGGAATTTAACTCAAAGGAAGACAAGAATATTGCTAGACAGGAAGCACAAAGAGCACTTATCCTCAATGCCATTGAAAATTTCAAAGAGTTTGACAAAATATTCCCTGCTCTGGTAGCAGGTCTACCAATTCACGTATTCAAAACAGCATACAGTGCCCGTGAGAATCTAGCTAAAGATCTTCTGCATGAGAATCTGAGGAAGAGAGACAATATTTCTGACCTTGTCACACTAAGAATGTTCTTAAATGACACTCTTTCTACTTTAACTGATATGGACAAAGCAAAGACCCACCTTGCACTTCTTTGGGCTTCCCAAGCTAATACCTTACCTGCTACTTTCTGGAGTGTTTTCTACATTCTCGG ATGTCCAAAAGCAATGAAAGCTGCAAAAGAAGAAGTTCAGCAAGTTTTGGAAAAGGCTTCTCAGAAAGTCAGCTTTGATGGAAAATACGTTTATCTCAAACGTCAAGATTTGGATGACATGCCAATCTTAG ATAGCATAATTAAGGAATCTATGAGACTATCCAGTGCCTCCCTCAATATCAGAGTGGCAAAAGAAAATTTCTCTTTACAGCTTAACAACGAGAAGTCATACAAGATCCGTAAAGATGACATTGTAGCCTTATACCCACAGATGGTACATTTGAACCCAGACATATATGAAAACCCTTTG GATTTCAAGTATGATCGTTATctagatgaaaataaaaaagaaaaaacaaatttctACCTTCAAGGACGTAAACTAAAATATTACTATATGCCTTTTGGTTCTGGAAAAACAAAATGTCCTGGAAGACACTTTGCTGTACATGAAATCAAGCAATTTCTGACTTTGTTGATTTGTTACTTTGACCTAGAACTTgttgaaaaaaatgttaaatcccCACCTTTAGATCAGTCCCGTGCAGGGCTAGGGATTTTACAGCCAACACATGATGTTGATTTCAGATATAAATTAAAAAGCACTTAG